The window TGAATTATATTAAAGGTTAATAATTAAGCAAAAAACTAAACCTCTTATAAATAATTTGAGAGCTAAGTCTTATTATTGATAATCATTCAGCATATTTTCCGTACATTTGTTATTTTTATGTTATCGGAAAATAAACTGGTCGGAGTAGTTATGACAACACATATTAAAGTTCATGGTTATCATATAGATGTTTTTCAACATGTTAATAATGCACGATATTTAGAATTTTACGAAGCGGACCGATGGGAATGGATGAATAAACGTAATTTCATTAACTGGGCTATAAAAAATAATTTAACAATGGCTGCAGTGAACATTAATGTAAATTATATCCAAGGCGTATTACTTGGTGATGAGCTGACGGTAGTGACTCGTATGGATAAAATAGGAAGTAAAAGCGCAGTATGTTATCAACAAATTATTCGTAATAAAGCAGGCGTTCAAGAGGTTGTTTCAGATGCCTATGTGACGTTTGTTTTTATCGATAATATAGAGAATAAAGCGATTGTTATCGATGAACAGCTGCGTGAGAAGTTAGAGTCATTCAAGGTGGGTTCTGAAGATTTCATTCAAAATTAGCCTACCTAGCTTGAATAGTTATGAATAGGGCATGGTAGGCCACGTGTTTGATTAACTTATTAGTGCTTTTATTTTAATGATAGCATGATGGTTTCTTTATCATTTAGATATTCAGCTAAGCCCCTGCTTCTTAAATGACAGGCTGCACATTCACCACAACCGTCACCCTGGATGCCATTATAACAAGTCAGTGTTTGCTGCCTAATGGTCTCAAGGTGACCATAACTGTCGGCAAGAGCCCATGTTTGGGCTTTATTCAGCCACATTAACGGTGTTTCAAAGCGAATATTTTTGGCAAGGCCGAGGTCTACAGCATGGTTGAGTGCTTTGACAAACTCATCACGGCAATCGGGATAGCCTGAAAAATCGGTTTCACATACACCGGTTATCACCGCTTCTGCTTGGACTTGATAGGCGTATATTGCTGCGAGAGTGAGAAATAAAATATTACGTCCAGGTACGAAAGTGCTAGGCAGGCCGCTCGACTCGCTTTCTGTGAAATCAGGGACTGGGATGTTATCTCGAGTTAAGCTGCTGATTGCTAATTCATTGAGTAATGTAACATCTAAGACTTTATGCGCTGTAGCACCTAGAGATACGCTTAACTTTTGTGCGACTTCGATTTCAAAACGGTGGCGCTGGCCATAATCGAAAGTCACACAATGAACTTCATCATAGTTTTGCAAAGCTTGAATAAGACAGGTTGTTGAGTCTTGGCCTCCGCTGAAAACCACAACTGCGCGTTTCATAGGTACTCCTTGGTGATATATCATTTTAAAATGTGATGGGAAGAGAGTGAAGCATGTTAACGGTACTAAGGTGTAATTAATAGTTCTATTTTTACAAAGTGAGTTTGATTGAAGTACTATTCATATGCGAATTTGGTTATTCATATAAAAATATTCTATAATCACGACATTTGGTAACATCTTTATTGTTTTTAAATTATTCAATTTTGCATAATATGGTTATGTAGCTAATACAATAACGACAAAAGTACTTACACCCAAGTCAAGAGAGCAATCATGCTAGATAAAATAGACAAAAAGCTGCTTTGTTTATTGCAAAATGACAGTAGCCTATCCCTAAACACCCTTGCTGAAGCTGTTAATTTAACATCTACGCCGTGCTGGAAAAGATTAAAAAGGCTTGAAGATGAGGGCTATATTCGAGGGCGAGTGACTTTACTCGACGGTGAGAAGCTAGGTTTAGGTTTAACGGTAATTGTGACAATTAAAACACAGCATCATAATAGTGAGTGGTATGAGCAATTTGTTTCTTTTGTCAGTCAACTTCCTGAAGTTCTGATGTTTTATCGTATGGCTGGGGAGTATGATTACCTTATGCAAGTAGAAGTGCATGACATGAAATCATATGACTTATTTTATAAAAAACTCGTCAATGGTGTTCATGGTTTAATCGATGTGACTTCAAGTTTTGCAATGGAAAAAATCAAGTATACGACAGTATTGCCTATTCCTGATTAACTCCGTAATAACGTAGATGATTACGGCTTCTCATTTTTAGGCATCATTAAATCAATATATTCAAGGCAGTATTACGTGCGATTATTTTCACAACTAGGTTGGTATTTTTTGAGTGAGTGGCGGCGCTATCTCGGTGCTGTTTGCTTTCTCATTATTATTGCTATCTTACAATTAGTCCCTCCACGCATCGTTGGTGTGGTTGTTGATGGAATAAGTAAAGGGGCAATGCCAACAAAGCAGTTGATTACTTATGTTTCAGTCATGCTGTTGATTGCACTGGTTGTGTATGGTTTGCGGTATGTTTGGCGTTTATGGTTATTTGGTGCTTCTTATAAGTTAGCCGTTCAGCTACGACAAAAATTTTATCGGCAATTAAGTCTGCAAAATCAAGAGTTTTACCTTAAGTACCGAACAGGGGATTTAATTGCACGCACGACGAATGATGTTGACCGAGTTGTGTTTGCAGCTGGTGAAGGTGTTTTAACATTAGTTGACTCATTGGTGATGGGGTGTGCGGTGCTCATCATGATGAGTGTTGAAATTAGTTGGCAACTGACTTTACTAGCACTTATTCCAATGCCAATTATGGCACTAGTCATTAAGCGTTATGGTGACCAGCTTCATCAGCGTTTTAAGCATGCTCAAGGGGCATTTTCGTCTTTAAATAATCATGCGCAAGAAAGTTTAACAAGTATCCGTATGATTAAAGCTTTTGGCCTTGAAGATCATCAATCGAATCAATTTGAACAGGTAGCCACTGAGGCTGGACGTCGCAATATGCATGTTGCTAAAGTTGATGCGCGTTTTGATCCCACCATTTTTATGGCGATTGGTATGGCCAATTTACTCGCTATTGCAGGTGGCAGCTGGATGGTGTTAAACGACACATTGACGTTAGGTGAATTAACGAGCTTTGTGATGTATTTAGGATTAATGATTTGGCCAATGCTAGCGCTCGCATGGATGTTTAATATCGTTGAACGAGGTAGTGCAGCTTATAGTCGTATTCTAAGTTTACTCAATGAACCGTTAGTTATTCAGGATGGCTCGCATTCATTACAGCCTGAAAAGGGAAACTTGAATGTGAATATCATCAATTTTAGTTATCCAGAAACCACACGAATAGCATTACATGATATTCGGTTTGACCTAAAACCTGGGCAATTTTTGGGGATCTGTGGGCCAACAGGGGCTGGGAAATCAACATTGTTGACGTTATTGCAGCGCCAATTTGATGTTACGGAAGGGGAAATCCTCTATCAAGGTTTACCACTATCTGAGGTCCGTTTAAATGAATGGCGTGCTCGGTTATCTATCGTAAATCAATCTCCATTTTTATTTTCAGATACAGTTGCAGGCAATATCGCACTTGGGCGACCTAATGCCACTCAGGAAGAAATTGAGCAGGCAGCGCGTGTCGCTTGTGTACATGATGATATTTTACGTTTACCGGAAGGCTATTCTACTCAGGTTGGTGAACGTGGAGTTATGTTGTCTGGTGGGCAGAAACAACGAATTTCTATTGCAAGGGCAATCTTACAAAATGCAGAAATTTTGGTGTTAGATGATGCACTTTCTGCCGTTGACGGGCAGACCGAGTTTACGATTTTACAAAACTTAAGTCATTGGCGGCAGGGTAGAACCATGATAATCAGCGCTCATCGTCTATCTGCATTGGTAGAAGCAGACAATATTATTGTGCTATCTCAAGGTGCGATTATTAGCCGAGGTAGGCATGAAGCGCTTATTGCACAGTCGGGTTGGTATAAAGATATGTATCAGTACCAACAGATTGAAGCGGCGTTGGATGGTGAGCTATGAGCCAAAAGAAACCACTATGGCCAGCACTTAAGCGTTTACTTTCTTACGGAAAAGCACACCGAGGCACCATGGGGATTGCTATTGCAATGCTATGGTTAGCCGCTATTGCGGAGGTCAGCGGGCCTCTGCTGATCAGTTATTTTATTGATAACATGATTGCGAAAAAGCAAATCATCATGCCACTGGCTTTATATATGGCCGTTGGTTTTATATTGCTTCAAGTTATTGCTGCATTATTACATTACTATCAAATTATTTTATTTAATAAAGCTTCTGTGGGAGTCGTGCAAACATTACGAACAGATGTGATGAATGCCGCCCTTAGGCAGCCTTTGAGTGCCTTTGATAAACAACCTGTTGGCCAATTGATTTCACGAGTTACAAATGATACTGAAGTGATTAAAGATCTATTTGTGATGGTTGTGCCGACGGTGTTTCGGAGTTTAGCCCTGATTTGTGCCATGTTAGTTGCTATGTTTTCATTGGAATGGCGTATGGCATCAATTGCAGTGATGATTTTTCCTGCTGTATTTGTGGTGATGCTTGTTTATCAGCGCTTAAGTACACCGATTGTACGTCGTGTCAGATCTTATCTTGCGGATATTAACAACGGTTTTAACGAAGTCATTAGTGGAATGACGGTTATTCAGCAATTTATCCAACAGGCTAGGTTTGGCGAAAAAATGCAAAGTATTAGTCAAGACCATTATTTTGCAAGAATGAAAGCATTAAAACTTGATGGCTTACTATTAAGGCCATTACTAAGTTTACTTTCAGCTTCAGTATTGTGTGGCTTGCTATTGCTATTTGGGTTTGAAGGAACGACTACCATTGGTGTTGGTGTCTTATATGCATTTATTAACTATTTAGGTCGTTTGAATGAACCGCTTATCGAATTAACTTCTCAGCAATCGATGCTTCAGCAAGCGGTTGTTTCAGGTGAGCGTGTTTTTGAACTCATGGATAGCCCGCAACAAGACTATGGGGAAAGTATTGAGCCATTACAAGGTGGCTCAATCTCAATTAACCATTTATCTTTTGCTTACCGAGATAACAAAATGGTACTTAAAGATATTAATTTACACGTACCTGATAATAATTTTGTTGCATTGGTCGGTCATACTGGGAGCGGTAAAAGTACCATTGCAAATTTAATTATGGGGTATTACCCATGGCAGGAAGGGGATATTTTATTAGATGGACGTGACTTGAGTTCACTATCTCACCAAGTTTTACGTCATGGTATTGCGATGGTGCAACAAGACCCTGTTGTCCTTGCGGCTTCTTTTTTTGATAACGTCGCACTAGGGCGTGAGATTAGCCAAGATAAAGTTTGGGAAGTTATTGAAACTGTTCAGCTTGCTGAGTTAGTTCGTGGGTTACCTGATGGGCTAGATACCGTACTTGGTGAACAAGGAAACACCTTGTCTGTTGGGCAAAGACAATTACTAGCGATGGCTCGAGTACTTGTGGTCACACCTAAAATTTTAATTTTGGATGAAGCAACGGCGAATATTGACTCAGGGACTGAGCAAGCGATACAAAAAGCATTACGAATGATCCGTCAACATACTACGCTCGTCGTGATAGCTCATCGTTTATCGACAATCGTCGATGCTGATCAAGTCGTTGTGTTACATCGTGGTGCAATTGTTGAGCAAGGTAAACATTTGCAGCTTTTACAGCAAAAAGGACGTTATTATCAAATGTACCAGTTGCAACAAGTTGGGGAATCATTGAATGCCCGTTGTGATGCTGAAATTGAGAGTATAACTAGTTAATTATTCTGCACTCTTATAATGCAAGACCTAAAGCCACTCATTCGAGTGGTTTTTTATTTTGTTCTTTCCTATTGAATAATATGGATAAATATATTTTGGCACACGATTTGCTATAACGTTAGTGCTGTTCAAGATATTGAGCGGCTTATTCACCTGACTTATAGGAGTGAGCATGAAATATATCATCGCAATCATTAAGCCATTTAAATTAGATGAAGTCCGAGAAGCACTATCAGATATTGGTGTTCAAGGGCTTACTATTACTGAAGTTCGAGGGTTTGGACGACAGAAAGGACATGCCGAATTATATAGAGGAGCTGAATATACTGTCGATTTTTTACCTAAAGTACGTATGGAAATAGCGGTTTCTGATGAGTTAGTAGAACAGGTAATTGAAACAATCGAAAAAAAAGCTTATACGGGCCAAGTCGGGGATGGAAAAATATTTATTTTGTCATTAGAGCAAGCTGTACGTATTCGTACAGGTGAAAAACAAGACGAAGCACTGTAGGAGAGCAATTATGCGCAAAGGGTTCCAATACTTATGTCTATTGATATCAATGGGGAGTTTTCCAATAACGGTGCTTGCAGCAGAGGAAACCCTAGATAAAGCGGATAACGCATTTATGATGATAGCGACTGCTTTAGTTATTTTCATGATACTTCCAGGTATCGCATTATTCTATGGTGGGCTACTAAGAAGCAAAAATGTTCTTTCTTTAATGGCTCAAACCGCGGTTATTTTCGCTTTAGTGTCTGTTATTTGGATTGTTTATGGGTACAGCTTAGCTTTTAGTGAGGGAAATGATTTTATCGGTGGTTTTAGTCAGATTATGTTAAAAAATATCACTGTTGAAAGCTTATCTGGACCGATCCCTCAATTTATTCACGTTGTTTTTCAAGGGGCATTTGCATGCTTAACGGTCGCATTGGTGGTTGGTGCACTAGGGGAGCGGATTAAATTTTCTGCAATTTTAATTTTTACGATTATTTGGACGACATTTGCTTATTTACCAATGGCACACATGGTATGGGGCGGCGGTATTTTATCGCAAGATGGCGCACTAGATTTTGCTGGGGGTACGGTTGTTCATATTAATGCGGCTGTTGCCGGTTTAGTTGGTGCTTACTTACTTGGGCATCGTACTGGGTTAGGAAAAGAGGCTATTAAACCACATAACTTACCTATGGTGTTTATGGGAACATCCATACTATTCATTGGCTGGTTTGGTTTCAATGCAGGTTCGGCCGGAAGTGCTAATAGTATCGCTGCATTAGCGTTTGTGAACACTATCGCAGCTGCGGCTGGTGCTATTTTATCATGGACTTTAGCTGAGTGGCTTTTCAGGGAAAAACCTTCATTATTAGGTGCTTGCTCTGGTTGCTTAGCTGGGTTAGTTGGGGTTACGCCAGCGGCAGGAACGGTTGGGGTCGGTGGGGCAT is drawn from Providencia huaxiensis and contains these coding sequences:
- a CDS encoding acyl-CoA thioesterase, which gives rise to MTTHIKVHGYHIDVFQHVNNARYLEFYEADRWEWMNKRNFINWAIKNNLTMAAVNINVNYIQGVLLGDELTVVTRMDKIGSKSAVCYQQIIRNKAGVQEVVSDAYVTFVFIDNIENKAIVIDEQLREKLESFKVGSEDFIQN
- the queC gene encoding 7-cyano-7-deazaguanine synthase QueC translates to MKRAVVVFSGGQDSTTCLIQALQNYDEVHCVTFDYGQRHRFEIEVAQKLSVSLGATAHKVLDVTLLNELAISSLTRDNIPVPDFTESESSGLPSTFVPGRNILFLTLAAIYAYQVQAEAVITGVCETDFSGYPDCRDEFVKALNHAVDLGLAKNIRFETPLMWLNKAQTWALADSYGHLETIRQQTLTCYNGIQGDGCGECAACHLRSRGLAEYLNDKETIMLSLK
- a CDS encoding Lrp/AsnC family transcriptional regulator, yielding MLDKIDKKLLCLLQNDSSLSLNTLAEAVNLTSTPCWKRLKRLEDEGYIRGRVTLLDGEKLGLGLTVIVTIKTQHHNSEWYEQFVSFVSQLPEVLMFYRMAGEYDYLMQVEVHDMKSYDLFYKKLVNGVHGLIDVTSSFAMEKIKYTTVLPIPD
- a CDS encoding SmdA family multidrug ABC transporter permease/ATP-binding protein is translated as MRLFSQLGWYFLSEWRRYLGAVCFLIIIAILQLVPPRIVGVVVDGISKGAMPTKQLITYVSVMLLIALVVYGLRYVWRLWLFGASYKLAVQLRQKFYRQLSLQNQEFYLKYRTGDLIARTTNDVDRVVFAAGEGVLTLVDSLVMGCAVLIMMSVEISWQLTLLALIPMPIMALVIKRYGDQLHQRFKHAQGAFSSLNNHAQESLTSIRMIKAFGLEDHQSNQFEQVATEAGRRNMHVAKVDARFDPTIFMAIGMANLLAIAGGSWMVLNDTLTLGELTSFVMYLGLMIWPMLALAWMFNIVERGSAAYSRILSLLNEPLVIQDGSHSLQPEKGNLNVNIINFSYPETTRIALHDIRFDLKPGQFLGICGPTGAGKSTLLTLLQRQFDVTEGEILYQGLPLSEVRLNEWRARLSIVNQSPFLFSDTVAGNIALGRPNATQEEIEQAARVACVHDDILRLPEGYSTQVGERGVMLSGGQKQRISIARAILQNAEILVLDDALSAVDGQTEFTILQNLSHWRQGRTMIISAHRLSALVEADNIIVLSQGAIISRGRHEALIAQSGWYKDMYQYQQIEAALDGEL
- a CDS encoding SmdB family multidrug efflux ABC transporter permease/ATP-binding protein, with protein sequence MSQKKPLWPALKRLLSYGKAHRGTMGIAIAMLWLAAIAEVSGPLLISYFIDNMIAKKQIIMPLALYMAVGFILLQVIAALLHYYQIILFNKASVGVVQTLRTDVMNAALRQPLSAFDKQPVGQLISRVTNDTEVIKDLFVMVVPTVFRSLALICAMLVAMFSLEWRMASIAVMIFPAVFVVMLVYQRLSTPIVRRVRSYLADINNGFNEVISGMTVIQQFIQQARFGEKMQSISQDHYFARMKALKLDGLLLRPLLSLLSASVLCGLLLLFGFEGTTTIGVGVLYAFINYLGRLNEPLIELTSQQSMLQQAVVSGERVFELMDSPQQDYGESIEPLQGGSISINHLSFAYRDNKMVLKDINLHVPDNNFVALVGHTGSGKSTIANLIMGYYPWQEGDILLDGRDLSSLSHQVLRHGIAMVQQDPVVLAASFFDNVALGREISQDKVWEVIETVQLAELVRGLPDGLDTVLGEQGNTLSVGQRQLLAMARVLVVTPKILILDEATANIDSGTEQAIQKALRMIRQHTTLVVIAHRLSTIVDADQVVVLHRGAIVEQGKHLQLLQQKGRYYQMYQLQQVGESLNARCDAEIESITS
- the glnK gene encoding P-II family nitrogen regulator — its product is MKYIIAIIKPFKLDEVREALSDIGVQGLTITEVRGFGRQKGHAELYRGAEYTVDFLPKVRMEIAVSDELVEQVIETIEKKAYTGQVGDGKIFILSLEQAVRIRTGEKQDEAL
- the amtB gene encoding ammonium transporter AmtB, which codes for MGSFPITVLAAEETLDKADNAFMMIATALVIFMILPGIALFYGGLLRSKNVLSLMAQTAVIFALVSVIWIVYGYSLAFSEGNDFIGGFSQIMLKNITVESLSGPIPQFIHVVFQGAFACLTVALVVGALGERIKFSAILIFTIIWTTFAYLPMAHMVWGGGILSQDGALDFAGGTVVHINAAVAGLVGAYLLGHRTGLGKEAIKPHNLPMVFMGTSILFIGWFGFNAGSAGSANSIAALAFVNTIAAAAGAILSWTLAEWLFREKPSLLGACSGCLAGLVGVTPAAGTVGVGGALIIGVLSGLAGLWGVVILKRRLKVDDVCDVFGVHGVCGILGCLLTGVFTSTALGGSGFAEGITMMKQVGIQAVSILVCVVWTAIVAYIAFKVAAKTSGLRINVEKEREGLDITSHGESAYN